From Methanocorpusculum sp., the proteins below share one genomic window:
- a CDS encoding DNA-directed RNA polymerase subunit L, whose amino-acid sequence MKLKIIELEKDKIRITLEGEGHTMVNALVDEILADPEVDVATYVIKYQFSDPELLVTMKPGSAKEPLAVIRDAAQHMIDRCDALLGCLKN is encoded by the coding sequence ATGAAGCTGAAGATTATCGAGCTTGAGAAGGATAAAATACGGATCACTTTGGAAGGTGAGGGGCACACCATGGTCAACGCATTGGTTGATGAGATCCTTGCAGATCCTGAAGTGGACGTTGCGACCTATGTGATCAAATACCAGTTCTCTGATCCGGAACTACTTGTTACGATGAAGCCCGGATCTGCGAAGGAACCACTCGCCGTCATCCGTGATGCTGCTCAGCATATGATCGATCGTTGCGACGCCCTCCTTGGCTGTCTGAAAAACTAA
- a CDS encoding translation initiation factor IF-2 subunit beta, which translates to MVQSYEDMLKTAYSGMGEPTETGERFVMPKPKIYIEGKTTVLENFAEILSSLNRDKDHFMKFILGELGTAGKIDGNRAVFNGKFEQAQFDAIVDTYVGDYVICSECGRPDTKLVKDDRVQMLLCEACGSKRPIRKRKAKTEVQGPAIEEGKELEVHIESISKKGDGVARIGKYILYVAGTKAGQNVKVRITRISGQVAFTQKIL; encoded by the coding sequence ATGGTGCAGTCATACGAAGATATGTTAAAGACCGCGTATTCCGGGATGGGCGAGCCGACGGAGACGGGTGAACGGTTTGTTATGCCGAAGCCTAAGATCTATATTGAGGGTAAAACAACCGTTCTTGAGAATTTTGCTGAGATCTTGAGTTCACTGAATCGTGATAAGGATCACTTCATGAAGTTCATTTTAGGTGAACTTGGTACGGCCGGTAAGATCGATGGAAACCGCGCGGTGTTCAATGGAAAGTTCGAGCAGGCACAGTTTGATGCGATCGTTGATACCTATGTCGGCGATTATGTCATCTGTTCTGAATGCGGCAGACCTGATACGAAACTCGTCAAAGACGACCGTGTTCAGATGCTCCTCTGTGAGGCATGCGGGTCGAAGAGACCTATCCGTAAGCGGAAAGCAAAGACAGAGGTACAGGGTCCCGCCATTGAGGAAGGAAAGGAACTTGAGGTCCATATCGAGTCCATCAGTAAGAAAGGCGATGGTGTTGCAAGGATCGGCAAATATATTCTATATGTGGCCGGAACAAAGGCAGGGCAGAATGTCAAGGTCCGGATCACCCGTATCTCCGGTCAGGTTGCCTTCACTCAGAAAATCCTCTAA